One genomic segment of bacterium includes these proteins:
- a CDS encoding zinc metalloprotease HtpX: MNNIKLFLLLGCLTGIFVLIGSQFGGSGGAIIALGFAAVMNLGAYFFSDRIVLAMYRAKEVNEVDEPRLYGTVRLLVQQARMPMPKVYIIEEDAPNAFATGRSPKHAAIAATTGLVRLVSDEELKGVMAHELAHVANRDILIGTIAATAAGAITMIATMIRWGALFGGIGSNRDDENNSGSGGIVAAIAISIIAPIAAMLIQMAISRSREYLADQRGARLAGNSMGLANALRKLELSAGKYEALSSPATAHMFIVNPLSAKGITRLFSTHPPTAERIARLEAMSKLTNLEVSK, translated from the coding sequence ATGAATAACATAAAACTCTTTCTTCTCTTAGGATGCCTGACTGGGATATTTGTACTTATTGGCAGTCAGTTTGGGGGATCTGGTGGCGCAATCATTGCCCTTGGCTTCGCTGCAGTCATGAACCTTGGCGCATATTTCTTTAGTGACCGAATTGTGCTTGCCATGTACCGAGCAAAAGAAGTGAACGAGGTTGATGAACCCAGGCTGTATGGTACTGTTCGACTTCTTGTTCAGCAGGCACGTATGCCAATGCCAAAGGTCTATATTATCGAAGAGGATGCTCCGAACGCATTTGCAACTGGGCGCAGTCCAAAACATGCTGCAATCGCAGCGACAACCGGCCTTGTGCGCCTTGTAAGCGATGAGGAACTTAAGGGCGTAATGGCTCACGAACTCGCACATGTCGCCAATCGCGATATCTTGATTGGAACAATCGCAGCCACTGCGGCGGGTGCGATCACAATGATTGCAACGATGATCCGATGGGGCGCCCTCTTTGGGGGAATTGGAAGCAACAGAGACGACGAGAATAACAGTGGATCAGGGGGCATCGTTGCTGCAATCGCAATTTCGATTATCGCTCCCATTGCCGCAATGCTTATTCAGATGGCCATTTCCCGTTCCAGGGAGTATCTCGCCGATCAGCGAGGAGCAAGATTGGCAGGCAACTCCATGGGATTGGCCAATGCTCTACGAAAACTGGAATTATCGGCTGGGAAATACGAGGCTTTGTCTAGCCCCGCTACGGCGCATATGTTCATCGTGAATCCTCTTTCCGCTAAAGGGATTACCCGACTCTTCAGCACGCATCCGCCAACGGCTGAAAGAATTGCTCGACTAGAGGCTATGTCGAAGTTGACAAACTTGGAGGTCTCGAAGTGA